From one Nothobranchius furzeri strain GRZ-AD chromosome 2, NfurGRZ-RIMD1, whole genome shotgun sequence genomic stretch:
- the LOC107376981 gene encoding solute carrier family 12 member 6 isoform X2: MASVRFTVTPTKAEDLPGLSDTSPDLSSRPSNRVHFGSRESVDPSDGLSEAGVANTASGGGGTGTPDHCSIEQGDGNSKISNVYINNSHGVDDDDFYDRNLALFEEEMDTRPKVSSLLSRLVNYTNLMQGAKEHEEAESISDKKKTFKSPQMGTFMGVYLPCLQNIFGVILFLRLTWVVGTAGVLQALCIVFMCCCCTMLTAISMSAIATNGVVPAGGSYFMISRSLGPEFGGAVGLCFYLGTTFAGAMYILGAIEILLMYIVPDAAIFKGDGAAMLNNMRIYGSIFLLLMSLLVFVGVKYVNKLASIFLACVIISIISIYAGALVSTFKEPDFPVCMLGNRTINGHDVVDNQCRKTVLQVSDAAESIYSNATASYENSTAPPTHSPTVVEKTTFLWGHFCQSPELNASCDEYFTSNNLSVINGIPGLASGIITENLWSSYLSKGDVIEKSSLQSSHEAHPASTKHPYVFADITTSFTMLVGIFFPSVTGIMAGSNRSGDLKDAQRSIPIGTILAILTTSIVYLSSVVLFGACIDGVVLRDKFGDSVKGNLVVGTLAWPSPWVIVIGSFFSTCGAGLQSLTGAPRLLQAIAKDNIIPFLRVFGHGKANGEPTWALLLTALIAELGILIASLDMVAPILTMFFLMCYLFVNLACALQTLLRTPNWRPRFSYYHWALSFLGMTICLALMFISSWYYAIFAMVIAGMIYKYIEYNGAEKEWGDGIRGLSLSAARYALLRLEEGPPHTKNWRPQVLVLLKLDEDAHVKSPRLLTFASQLKAGKGLTIVGTVVPGNFLQSYGEALAAEQTLKHLMDKERVKGFVQCIVAQKPREGISHMIQSSGLGGMKPNTVVMGWPHAWRQSEDPQAWKTFINTVRVTTAAHLALLVPKNISLFPSNSEPCTEGYIDVWWIVHDGGMLMLLPFLLRQHKVWRKCGMRIFTVAQLEDNSIQMKKDLATFLYHLRIEAEVEVVEMHNSDISAYTYERTLMMEQRSQMLRQMRLSKSDREKERVRWSFDDVYPSPRFRSIGVLPSNSIKGDRQVQAQLVKDRNSMLRLTSIGSDDEDDTDGGERDRAASGSSSEHQRRVQMTWTKEKTAHHRSTQSGCSTPEGFRDMLSIRPDQSNVRRMHTAVKLNEVIVAKSHEARLVLLNMPGPPKNTEGDENYMEFLEVLTEGLERVLLVRGGGSEVITIYS, translated from the exons ATGGCATCAGTCCGCTTCACTGTGACGCCCACCAAGGCCGAGGACCTCCCGGGACTGTCCGACACGTCGCCTGACCTCAGCTCTCGTCCGTCCAACCGAGTTCACTTTGGCTCCAGGGAGAGTGTCGATCCAAGCGATGGGCTCAGTGAGGCAGGTGTGGCGAACACCGCGTCGGGAGGAGGAGGAACCGGCACACCGGATCACTGCAGCATAGAGCAAG GAGATGGGAATTCCAAAATCTCCAACGTGTACATCAACAACAGTCATGGGGTGGACGACGACGACTTCTACGACAGAAACTTGGCCTTATTTGAG GAGGAGATGGACACGCGGCCCAAAGTGTCGTCTCTTCTCAGCCGCCTGGTTAACTACACCAACCTGATGCAGGGGGCCAAGGAGCACGAGGAGGCTGAGAGCATCAGTGACAAGAAGAAAACCTTCAAG TCTCCACAGATGGGGACGTTCATGGGCGTCTACCTGCCTTGCCTGCAGAACATCTTTGGAGTCATCTTGTTCCTGCGTCTAACATGGGTAGTTGGAACCGCCGGGGTGCTGCAGGCTCTTTGTATCGTCTTCATGTGCTGCTGTTGT ACGATGCTGACCGCTATTTCAATGAGTGCAATCGCCACTAACGGAGTCGTGCCAG CTGGAGGCTCCTACTTCATGATCAGTCGCTCTCTGGGTCCCGAGTTCGGAGGGGCGGTGGGGCTGTGCTTCTACCTGGGCACCACCTTTGCCGGAGCCATGTACATCCTGGGAGCCATCGAGATCCTGCTG ATGTACATTGTACCCGACGCTGCCATTTTTAAAGGCGATGGGGCGGCCATGTTGAATAACATGCGGATCTACGGCAGCATCTTCCTCCTCCTGATGTCCCTGCTGGTCTTTGTGGGGGTTAAATATGTCAACAAGCTGGCCTCCATCTTCTTGGCGTGTGTCATCATCTCCATCATTTCCATCTACGCCGGAGCGCTGGTGTCCACCTTCAAAGAGCCTGATTTCCC CGTGTGCATGCTGGGAAATCGAACCATCAACGGCCACGACGTTGTGGACAACCAGTGTAGGAAAACCGTCCTGCAGGTCAGTGACGCAGCTGAGAGCATCTACAGCAACGCCACGGCCTCCTACG AGAACAGCACAGCCCCCCCTACCCACAGCCCCACGGTGGTGGAGAAGACCACGTTTCTGTGGGGACATTTCTGCCAGAGCCCAGAACTCAACGCCTCCTGCGACGAGTATTTCACCTCCAACAATTTATCAGTGATAAACGGGATCCCTGGTCTGGCCAGCGGGATCATCACAG AGAACCTGTGGAGCTCCTACCTCAGTAAAGGCGACGTGATCGAGAAGAGCTCCCTGCAGTCCTCCCATGAGGCTCATCCCGCGTCCACCAAGCATCCATATGTGTTCGCTGACATCACGACCTCCTTCACCATGCTGGTTGGCATCTTCTTCCCGTCAGTCACAG GAATCATGGCTGGGTCTAATCGCTCTGGGGATTTAAAAGATGCTCAGCGCTCCATTCCCATCGGGACCATCCTGGCTATCCTCACCACCTCCATCGTCT ACCTGAGCAGCGTGGTCCTGTTTGGAGCCTGCATCGACGGGGTTGTCCTCAGAGACAA GTTTGGAGACTCGGTGAAAGGCAACCTGGTGGTGGGGACGCTGGCATGGCCGTCCCCGTGGGTCATTGTGATCGGCTCCTTCTTCTCCACGTGTGGTGCAGGTCTGCAGTCACTGACTGGTGCACCGCGGCTCCTTCAGGCCATCGCAAAGGACAACATCATCCCTTTCCTCAGG GTGTTTGGTCACGGGAAAGCTAACGGGGAGCCCACCTGGGCTCTGCTGCTAACGGCACTGATAGCTGAGCTCGGGATCCTAATCGCCTCTCTGGACATGGTTGCTCCCATCCTGACGAT gttttttttaatgtgctaCCTGTTTGTGAACCTGGCCTGTGCCCTGCAGACCCTCCTCAGAACGCCCAACTGGAGGCCTCGTTTCTCCTACTACCACTG GGCGCTGTCGTTTTTGGGGATGACAATCTGCTTGGCTCTCATGTTTATCTCTTCCTGGTACTACGCCATCTTTGCCATGGTGATCGCTGGAATGATCTACAAATACATCGAGTATAACGG GGCCGAGAAGGAGTGGGGGGATGGGATTCGTGGTCTGTCGCTCAGCGCTGCTCGTTACGCCCTCCTGAGATTAGAGGAAGGACCACCACACACTAAGAACTGGAG GCCCCAAGTGCTGGTGTTACTAAAACTGGATGAAGACGCCCACGTCAAGTCTCCTCGCCTGCTGACGTTCGCCAGCCAGCTGAAGGCAGGAAAGGGCTTGACCATCGTTGGCACGGTTGTGCCGGGCAACTTCCTGCAGAGCTACGGGGAGGCCCTCGCCGCTGAGCAG ACTCTGAAGCACCTGATGGATAAGGAGCGGGTGAAGGGCTTCGTTCAGTGCATCGTGGCTCAGAAACCACGAGAGGGAATCAGTCACATGATCCAGTCCAGCGGTCTGGGAGGGATGAAGCCCAACACAGTGGTGATGGGCTGGCCTCACGCCTGGAGGCAGAGCGAGGACCCGCAGGCCTGGAAGACCTTCATCA ACACGGTACGGGTGACCACAGCGGCCCACCTGGCCTTGCTGGTGCCCAAAAACATCTCCCTGTTCCCCAGTAACAGCGAGCCTTGCACAGAAGGCTACATCGACGTGTGGTGGATCGTCCACGATGGCGGGATGCTGATGCTCCTGCCGTTCCTACTTCGCCAGCACAAG GTGTGGCGTAAGTGTGGAATGAGGATCTTCACTGTGGCCCAATTGGAGGATAATTCTATTCAGATGAAGAAGGATCTGGCAACCTTCTTGTATCACCTACGCATCGAGGCCGAGGTGGAAGTGGTGGAGATG CATAACAGTGACATCAGCGCCTACACCTATGAGAGGACTCTTATGATGGAGCAGCGATCCCAGATGCTCCGACAGATGAGGCTGTCCAAGTCTGATCGGGAAAAAGAG agggttcgctggagttttgatGAT GTGTATCCCTCCCCCAGGTTCAGGAGTATCGGAGTCCTCCCATCAAACAGCATCAAAGGAGACAGACAGGTACAA GCCCAGTTGGTGAAGGACCGCAACTCCATGCTGCGTCTGACCAGCATCGGGTCAGACGACGAAGACGACACGGACGGAGGAGAGCGAGACCGAGCGGCGAGCGGCAGCAGCTCGGAGCACCAGCGGCGTGTACAGATGACCTGGACCAAAGAGAAGACCGCTCACCACAGAAGCACACAGTCGGGCTGCTCCACACCTGAAGGCTTCAGAGACATGCTGAGCATCAGACC GGACCAGTCCAACGTCAGGAGGATGCacacagccgtcaaactcaatgaaGTCATCGTTGCTAAGTCCCACGAAGCCCGGCTCGTCCTGCTCAACATGCCTGGACCCCCAAAGAACACAGAAGGAGACGAGAACT ACATGGAGTTCCTGGAGGTTCTGACTGAAGGCCTGGAGCGCGTCCTGCTGGTCAGAGGGGGAGGAAGTGAAGTCATCACCATCTACTCCTGA
- the LOC107376981 gene encoding solute carrier family 12 member 6 isoform X1 has protein sequence MASVRFTVTPTKAEDLPGLSDTSPDLSSRPSNRVHFGSRESVDPSDGLSEAGVANTASGGGGTGTPDHCSIEQGDGNSKISNVYINNSHGVDDDDFYDRNLALFEEEMDTRPKVSSLLSRLVNYTNLMQGAKEHEEAESISDKKKTFKSPQMGTFMGVYLPCLQNIFGVILFLRLTWVVGTAGVLQALCIVFMCCCCTMLTAISMSAIATNGVVPAGGSYFMISRSLGPEFGGAVGLCFYLGTTFAGAMYILGAIEILLMYIVPDAAIFKGDGAAMLNNMRIYGSIFLLLMSLLVFVGVKYVNKLASIFLACVIISIISIYAGALVSTFKEPDFPVCMLGNRTINGHDVVDNQCRKTVLQVSDAAESIYSNATASYENSTAPPTHSPTVVEKTTFLWGHFCQSPELNASCDEYFTSNNLSVINGIPGLASGIITENLWSSYLSKGDVIEKSSLQSSHEAHPASTKHPYVFADITTSFTMLVGIFFPSVTGIMAGSNRSGDLKDAQRSIPIGTILAILTTSIVYLSSVVLFGACIDGVVLRDKFGDSVKGNLVVGTLAWPSPWVIVIGSFFSTCGAGLQSLTGAPRLLQAIAKDNIIPFLRVFGHGKANGEPTWALLLTALIAELGILIASLDMVAPILTMFFLMCYLFVNLACALQTLLRTPNWRPRFSYYHWALSFLGMTICLALMFISSWYYAIFAMVIAGMIYKYIEYNGAEKEWGDGIRGLSLSAARYALLRLEEGPPHTKNWRPQVLVLLKLDEDAHVKSPRLLTFASQLKAGKGLTIVGTVVPGNFLQSYGEALAAEQTLKHLMDKERVKGFVQCIVAQKPREGISHMIQSSGLGGMKPNTVVMGWPHAWRQSEDPQAWKTFINTVRVTTAAHLALLVPKNISLFPSNSEPCTEGYIDVWWIVHDGGMLMLLPFLLRQHKVWRKCGMRIFTVAQLEDNSIQMKKDLATFLYHLRIEAEVEVVEMHNSDISAYTYERTLMMEQRSQMLRQMRLSKSDREKEAQLVKDRNSMLRLTSIGSDDEDDTDGGERDRAASGSSSEHQRRVQMTWTKEKTAHHRSTQSGCSTPEGFRDMLSIRPDQSNVRRMHTAVKLNEVIVAKSHEARLVLLNMPGPPKNTEGDENYMEFLEVLTEGLERVLLVRGGGSEVITIYS, from the exons ATGGCATCAGTCCGCTTCACTGTGACGCCCACCAAGGCCGAGGACCTCCCGGGACTGTCCGACACGTCGCCTGACCTCAGCTCTCGTCCGTCCAACCGAGTTCACTTTGGCTCCAGGGAGAGTGTCGATCCAAGCGATGGGCTCAGTGAGGCAGGTGTGGCGAACACCGCGTCGGGAGGAGGAGGAACCGGCACACCGGATCACTGCAGCATAGAGCAAG GAGATGGGAATTCCAAAATCTCCAACGTGTACATCAACAACAGTCATGGGGTGGACGACGACGACTTCTACGACAGAAACTTGGCCTTATTTGAG GAGGAGATGGACACGCGGCCCAAAGTGTCGTCTCTTCTCAGCCGCCTGGTTAACTACACCAACCTGATGCAGGGGGCCAAGGAGCACGAGGAGGCTGAGAGCATCAGTGACAAGAAGAAAACCTTCAAG TCTCCACAGATGGGGACGTTCATGGGCGTCTACCTGCCTTGCCTGCAGAACATCTTTGGAGTCATCTTGTTCCTGCGTCTAACATGGGTAGTTGGAACCGCCGGGGTGCTGCAGGCTCTTTGTATCGTCTTCATGTGCTGCTGTTGT ACGATGCTGACCGCTATTTCAATGAGTGCAATCGCCACTAACGGAGTCGTGCCAG CTGGAGGCTCCTACTTCATGATCAGTCGCTCTCTGGGTCCCGAGTTCGGAGGGGCGGTGGGGCTGTGCTTCTACCTGGGCACCACCTTTGCCGGAGCCATGTACATCCTGGGAGCCATCGAGATCCTGCTG ATGTACATTGTACCCGACGCTGCCATTTTTAAAGGCGATGGGGCGGCCATGTTGAATAACATGCGGATCTACGGCAGCATCTTCCTCCTCCTGATGTCCCTGCTGGTCTTTGTGGGGGTTAAATATGTCAACAAGCTGGCCTCCATCTTCTTGGCGTGTGTCATCATCTCCATCATTTCCATCTACGCCGGAGCGCTGGTGTCCACCTTCAAAGAGCCTGATTTCCC CGTGTGCATGCTGGGAAATCGAACCATCAACGGCCACGACGTTGTGGACAACCAGTGTAGGAAAACCGTCCTGCAGGTCAGTGACGCAGCTGAGAGCATCTACAGCAACGCCACGGCCTCCTACG AGAACAGCACAGCCCCCCCTACCCACAGCCCCACGGTGGTGGAGAAGACCACGTTTCTGTGGGGACATTTCTGCCAGAGCCCAGAACTCAACGCCTCCTGCGACGAGTATTTCACCTCCAACAATTTATCAGTGATAAACGGGATCCCTGGTCTGGCCAGCGGGATCATCACAG AGAACCTGTGGAGCTCCTACCTCAGTAAAGGCGACGTGATCGAGAAGAGCTCCCTGCAGTCCTCCCATGAGGCTCATCCCGCGTCCACCAAGCATCCATATGTGTTCGCTGACATCACGACCTCCTTCACCATGCTGGTTGGCATCTTCTTCCCGTCAGTCACAG GAATCATGGCTGGGTCTAATCGCTCTGGGGATTTAAAAGATGCTCAGCGCTCCATTCCCATCGGGACCATCCTGGCTATCCTCACCACCTCCATCGTCT ACCTGAGCAGCGTGGTCCTGTTTGGAGCCTGCATCGACGGGGTTGTCCTCAGAGACAA GTTTGGAGACTCGGTGAAAGGCAACCTGGTGGTGGGGACGCTGGCATGGCCGTCCCCGTGGGTCATTGTGATCGGCTCCTTCTTCTCCACGTGTGGTGCAGGTCTGCAGTCACTGACTGGTGCACCGCGGCTCCTTCAGGCCATCGCAAAGGACAACATCATCCCTTTCCTCAGG GTGTTTGGTCACGGGAAAGCTAACGGGGAGCCCACCTGGGCTCTGCTGCTAACGGCACTGATAGCTGAGCTCGGGATCCTAATCGCCTCTCTGGACATGGTTGCTCCCATCCTGACGAT gttttttttaatgtgctaCCTGTTTGTGAACCTGGCCTGTGCCCTGCAGACCCTCCTCAGAACGCCCAACTGGAGGCCTCGTTTCTCCTACTACCACTG GGCGCTGTCGTTTTTGGGGATGACAATCTGCTTGGCTCTCATGTTTATCTCTTCCTGGTACTACGCCATCTTTGCCATGGTGATCGCTGGAATGATCTACAAATACATCGAGTATAACGG GGCCGAGAAGGAGTGGGGGGATGGGATTCGTGGTCTGTCGCTCAGCGCTGCTCGTTACGCCCTCCTGAGATTAGAGGAAGGACCACCACACACTAAGAACTGGAG GCCCCAAGTGCTGGTGTTACTAAAACTGGATGAAGACGCCCACGTCAAGTCTCCTCGCCTGCTGACGTTCGCCAGCCAGCTGAAGGCAGGAAAGGGCTTGACCATCGTTGGCACGGTTGTGCCGGGCAACTTCCTGCAGAGCTACGGGGAGGCCCTCGCCGCTGAGCAG ACTCTGAAGCACCTGATGGATAAGGAGCGGGTGAAGGGCTTCGTTCAGTGCATCGTGGCTCAGAAACCACGAGAGGGAATCAGTCACATGATCCAGTCCAGCGGTCTGGGAGGGATGAAGCCCAACACAGTGGTGATGGGCTGGCCTCACGCCTGGAGGCAGAGCGAGGACCCGCAGGCCTGGAAGACCTTCATCA ACACGGTACGGGTGACCACAGCGGCCCACCTGGCCTTGCTGGTGCCCAAAAACATCTCCCTGTTCCCCAGTAACAGCGAGCCTTGCACAGAAGGCTACATCGACGTGTGGTGGATCGTCCACGATGGCGGGATGCTGATGCTCCTGCCGTTCCTACTTCGCCAGCACAAG GTGTGGCGTAAGTGTGGAATGAGGATCTTCACTGTGGCCCAATTGGAGGATAATTCTATTCAGATGAAGAAGGATCTGGCAACCTTCTTGTATCACCTACGCATCGAGGCCGAGGTGGAAGTGGTGGAGATG CATAACAGTGACATCAGCGCCTACACCTATGAGAGGACTCTTATGATGGAGCAGCGATCCCAGATGCTCCGACAGATGAGGCTGTCCAAGTCTGATCGGGAAAAAGAG GCCCAGTTGGTGAAGGACCGCAACTCCATGCTGCGTCTGACCAGCATCGGGTCAGACGACGAAGACGACACGGACGGAGGAGAGCGAGACCGAGCGGCGAGCGGCAGCAGCTCGGAGCACCAGCGGCGTGTACAGATGACCTGGACCAAAGAGAAGACCGCTCACCACAGAAGCACACAGTCGGGCTGCTCCACACCTGAAGGCTTCAGAGACATGCTGAGCATCAGACC GGACCAGTCCAACGTCAGGAGGATGCacacagccgtcaaactcaatgaaGTCATCGTTGCTAAGTCCCACGAAGCCCGGCTCGTCCTGCTCAACATGCCTGGACCCCCAAAGAACACAGAAGGAGACGAGAACT ACATGGAGTTCCTGGAGGTTCTGACTGAAGGCCTGGAGCGCGTCCTGCTGGTCAGAGGGGGAGGAAGTGAAGTCATCACCATCTACTCCTGA